CGCGGCCGCGCAGCCGCCGCACCGCCGAGGAGGCGGCCTTCCGCGCCTCCGTCGAGGAGCGGCTGCGCAACCTGGAGGCCGAGATCGGCGAAGTCAAGCTCCGCCTTAACGGCCTGCTGTTTTTCATCGCCAGCACCGTGATCGGCCAGGTGCTGATTGGAGTCATCGGATGACGCCAGCCCTCGAGACCAGCGGGCCGCCGCGGCTCCGCCCATACCAGCGCGAGGCGGCGGGTGCGATCCTGCGCGCCGCCCTGCGCCGCGAGGGCGGCCCGGTCTCGGTGCAGATCGCCCGCCAGGGTGGCAAGAACGAGCTGTCGGCCCAGGTGGAGGTGCAGCTCCTCACCCGCAGCGCACACGTGGCGCGCTCGATCGTGAAGTGCGCGCCGACTTTCCGGCCGCAAGCGCTGATCAGCCTGGAGCGGGCGCGGCGGCGCTTCCGTGACAGCGGCCTGGGCCCGTGGACCAGCGTCGAGGGCGGCAACACCCTACGGCTCGGCCTCGCTCGCGTCGTCTTCCTTTCGGCGGCGCCGGAGAGCAAAGTCGTCGGCCACACCGCGGACCTCCTGCTCGAGGTCGACGAGGCGCAGGACGTCGAGGAGGAGAAGTTCGAGAAGGAGTTCCGGCCGATGGCCGCGAGCACGGGCGCGCCCTCGGTCTTCTACGGGACGCCTTGGGACGACTTCTGCCTCCTCGAGCGGGCCAAGCAACACTGTCTCGAGCTCGAGCGCCGCGACGGTGTCCGACGGCACTTCGAGTTCGACTGGCAGGTCGTGGGCAGCTACAACCCCGCTTATGCGGACTTTGCCCGCGAGCAGATGGCCTACCTGGGCGCGGCCCACCCCCTGTTCCTCACGCAATACTGCCTGCAGCCTCTCCCCGGCGCTGGCCGGCTGTTGTCGGCTACGCAGCTCTCGCTCCTGAGGGGCAGCCACGCCTGGCTCGACGCGCCCCTGCCCGGCGACGTCTACGTCGCCGGGCTCGACCTCGGCGGCGAGGCGGCGCCGGACAGCCCTGCCGGGTCGCGGCACGACTCGACCGCCCTCACGCTCGCCCGGCTGCTTCCTGCGGGGAGCGGCGTGCCCTTCGTGCAGTCGCAGCTCGAAGTGGTCCGCGTCTACACCTGGACCGGCGAGGCGCACGCCTCGCTACATGGCGCCCTGGCGTCTCTCCTGGGCCAGACGTGGCGCGTCTCGAAGGTGGTAGTCGACGCGACGGGGCTGGGGGAGCCGGTGGCCGCTTACCTGAAGGCGGCCCTGGGGTCGCGGGTGGAGGCGCGCAAGCTCAGCGCCCAGGCGAAGTCCGCCCTGGGCTTCGAGCTTCTGGCGGCAGTGAATGGCGGGCGGCTGCGCCTCCCGGGCTCCGGCCCGCCTGAGCTGGCGGAGTTGCACCGACAGCTTTCGCTCTGCCGCGCCGTCTATCGCGCGAACAAGACGATGAACTTCTACGTCGACGAGCGCGACGGCCACGACGACGCCGTGGTCAGCCTGGCGCTCGCCGTGGCCGCGGCCGCGGACGCCGGGCCGAGGCGCGCCGTCGGCCGCGCTGCCGAAGACTGAGAGAGGAGGTTGGCGATGCCAGCGCAGTCTCCATCCAGGGAGGGTCGGCCCTTGAGCGGCCGCCGTTACGCCGGCCAGGGCTGCGGCCAGGGCAACGAGGCGCCGTTCGAGCCCCTGGCCTCAGTCTTCGAGGCGCCGCCGCGGGCGCCGCGGCGCGACGGGCTCCCGGAGCACACGCACTACGCCGACACCGGCTGCGACCTGCACCCCTCGTGCCTCAGCTGCCCCCTGGCGCGCTGCCGCTACGACGAGCCGGGCGGAGCGCGCGCCATCGCCGGCCGCGACCGGGACGAGGCGATCCTGCGGGCGCGGCGCCAGGAGGGCGTCACGGTCGAGGTCCTCGCCCGCCGCTTCGGTGTCTCCAGGCGCACGGTCTTCCGCGTCCTGGCCCGGGCGCGCGAGGAGGTGCGGTAATGGTGACCGTCGCCTCCCCGGGCATCGTCGAGCGCATCGCGCGCATGGACGGGGCGCGCCTCCGCGCCTACCGCGAGAACCTGGCCTTTTATCGCGGCGAGCAGTGGCAGGGGCAGCCGCGCCGCCGGGACAGGCGGCTCGTCTTCAACTATGCCCGCGCCATCGTCCACAAGACGGCCTCCTATCTCATGTCCGGGCTCTCCTTCGCCGTCGACCCGCTGGAGCCGACAGCGACCGAGGAGGAGCGCGCGCGCCGGGCCGAGCAGGCCCTGGCGGCCGTGTACGCCGACAACAACCTCGCGCAGCTGGACTTCGACAGCGAGATCGACACTTCCGTACTCGGCGACGGCGCCTTCAAGGTCACCTGGGACGCCATCGGCCGGCGCGTGCGCGTGACCGCGCCGGACGTCCAGGGCCTCTTCGCCTGGTGGGCCGGCGATGACTTCTCCCGCCTCCTGCGGGTAGCCAGCCGCTACCAGCTCGGCGACGAAGAGGCGCGCCTGCTCTACGGCCCGGGCGTCGTCGAGCGCGCGGCCGGCGGCCGCGCGCTGGCGGGGGCGCGCACGCACACCGTGGTCGAGGTGTGGACGGACGATGGCTTCGAGCTGTGGCTTGATGGAGGTCTGCTCGACGCGAAGGCGAACCCCTACGGCTTCATCCCGTTCGTCATCTACCCGAACGTCCGCGAGCCGAAGGAGTTCTGGGGCCTCAGCGACATGGAGGCGGTCCGCGAGCCCGTGCGGGAGTTGAACAGGGCCCTTTCGCAGCTGTCGCTCATCCTCGAGCTTTCCGGCAACCCGGTGGCGGTGCTGGAGAACGTGCACGAGGCGCAGGACATCGCCGTGCGTCCTGGCGCCGTCTGGGAGCTCCCCGAGCGAGCCAAAGCCTACTTGCTCGACCTTCTCCAGGGAGGTGGCGTGCGGCTCCACGTCGACTACGTGGACCTGGTGTACCGCACCCTGCACGACCTGGCGGAGACGCCTCGGACCTCCTTCGGCGACAACGGCCGCGGCCTCTCCGGCGTGGCGCTGAATATAGAGCTGGACCCGCTGCTGAAGAAGGTGCAGCGCAAGCGCCTGATCCGCGAGGCGGCCTTCAAGCGCCGCAACGAAATGATCTTGCGGCTGCTGGAGCGCTACACGGGGGAGCGCTTCGCGCCCTACCGCTCGCGCGTGGTCTGGGGCTCGCTCCTG
The DNA window shown above is from Dehalococcoidia bacterium and carries:
- a CDS encoding helix-turn-helix domain-containing protein — its product is MSGRRYAGQGCGQGNEAPFEPLASVFEAPPRAPRRDGLPEHTHYADTGCDLHPSCLSCPLARCRYDEPGGARAIAGRDRDEAILRARRQEGVTVEVLARRFGVSRRTVFRVLARAREEVR
- a CDS encoding phage portal protein, with the protein product MVTVASPGIVERIARMDGARLRAYRENLAFYRGEQWQGQPRRRDRRLVFNYARAIVHKTASYLMSGLSFAVDPLEPTATEEERARRAEQALAAVYADNNLAQLDFDSEIDTSVLGDGAFKVTWDAIGRRVRVTAPDVQGLFAWWAGDDFSRLLRVASRYQLGDEEARLLYGPGVVERAAGGRALAGARTHTVVEVWTDDGFELWLDGGLLDAKANPYGFIPFVIYPNVREPKEFWGLSDMEAVREPVRELNRALSQLSLILELSGNPVAVLENVHEAQDIAVRPGAVWELPERAKAYLLDLLQGGGVRLHVDYVDLVYRTLHDLAETPRTSFGDNGRGLSGVALNIELDPLLKKVQRKRLIREAAFKRRNEMILRLLERYTGERFAPYRSRVVWGSLLPADRSRTVADEARLVAAGIHSRRRAAAEVGVDDPEDEFRRWLEEEAHMRSPAAGPPGPER